The following are from one region of the Stutzerimonas stutzeri genome:
- the purU gene encoding formyltetrahydrofolate deformylase: protein MSRTPDTWILTAHSPSLLGTVDVVTRYLFEQGCYVTEHHSFDDRLVNRFFIRVEFRAPDGFDEADFRSGLNERVTPFQMHTELTPPGYRAKVVIMVSKSDHCLNDLLYRQRIGQLPMDIAAVVSNHPDLEPLARWHGIPYHHFPLDPRDKPAQERRVLQVIEDSGAELVVLARYMQVLSPELCRTLDGRAINIHHSLLPGFKGAKPYHQAYQKGVKLVGATAHFINNDLDEGPIIAQGVEPVDHTHYPEDLIAKGRDIECLTLAKAVGYFLERRVFLHANRTVVL, encoded by the coding sequence ATGAGCCGCACGCCCGATACCTGGATTCTCACCGCCCACAGCCCGAGCCTGCTTGGCACGGTCGACGTGGTGACCCGCTATCTGTTCGAACAGGGCTGCTATGTCACCGAGCACCACAGCTTCGATGATCGCCTGGTCAACCGCTTCTTCATTCGGGTCGAGTTTCGCGCGCCGGACGGCTTCGACGAGGCCGACTTTCGCAGCGGACTGAACGAGCGTGTCACGCCCTTCCAGATGCACACCGAACTGACGCCACCGGGCTATCGGGCCAAGGTGGTGATCATGGTGTCCAAGTCCGATCACTGCCTGAACGACCTGCTGTACCGTCAGCGCATCGGCCAGCTGCCGATGGACATCGCCGCGGTGGTCTCCAACCATCCGGATCTGGAACCGCTGGCGCGCTGGCACGGCATTCCCTATCACCATTTCCCGCTCGATCCACGCGACAAGCCGGCGCAGGAGCGTCGGGTGTTGCAGGTGATCGAGGACAGCGGCGCGGAGCTGGTCGTCCTTGCGCGCTACATGCAGGTGCTCTCCCCCGAGCTCTGCCGCACGCTCGATGGCCGCGCCATCAACATTCACCACTCGCTGCTACCCGGTTTCAAGGGCGCCAAGCCCTACCACCAGGCGTACCAGAAAGGCGTCAAGCTGGTCGGCGCCACCGCGCACTTCATCAATAACGACCTCGACGAAGGGCCGATCATCGCCCAGGGCGTCGAGCCGGTGGACCACACCCACTACCCCGAAGACCTGATCGCCAAAGGCCGCGACATCGAATGCCTGACCCTGGCCAAGGCGGTCGGTTACTTCCTCGAACGACGCGTGTTCCTGCACGCCAACCGCACGGTCGTGCTGTAG
- the fdhA gene encoding formaldehyde dehydrogenase, glutathione-independent, with protein MAENRGVVYLGAGKVEVQKIDYPKMQDPRGRKIEHGVILRVVSTNICGSDQHMVRGRTTAQVGLVLGHEITGEVIEKGSDVEHLQIGDLVSVPFNVACGRCRSCKEQHTGVCLTVNPARAGGAYGYVDMGDWTGGQAEYVLVPYADFNLLKLPNRDKAMEKIRDLTCLSDILPTGYHGAVTAGVGPGSSVYIAGAGPVGLAAAASARLLGAAVVIVGDLNPARLAHAKAQGFEIADLSLDTPLHEQIAALLGEPEVDCAVDCVGFEARGHGHEGAKHEAPATVLNSLMGITRVAGKIGIPGLYVTEDPGAVDAAAKMGSLSIRFGLGWAKSHSFHTGQTPVMKYNRALMQAIMWDRINIAEVVGVQVITLDQAPQGYGEFDAGVPKKFVIDPHGMFSAA; from the coding sequence ATGGCTGAGAATCGTGGCGTCGTTTACCTCGGCGCAGGTAAGGTCGAAGTCCAGAAAATCGACTATCCGAAGATGCAGGACCCACGCGGACGCAAGATCGAGCACGGTGTGATCCTGCGCGTCGTTTCCACCAACATCTGCGGCTCGGACCAGCACATGGTGCGCGGCCGCACCACCGCTCAGGTCGGCCTGGTGCTCGGGCACGAGATCACCGGTGAAGTCATCGAGAAAGGCAGCGATGTCGAGCACCTGCAGATCGGCGATCTGGTCTCGGTACCCTTCAACGTCGCCTGCGGCCGTTGCCGTTCTTGTAAAGAACAACACACCGGCGTCTGCCTGACCGTCAACCCGGCGCGTGCCGGCGGTGCCTACGGCTACGTCGACATGGGCGACTGGACCGGCGGCCAGGCCGAATACGTGCTGGTGCCCTACGCCGACTTCAACCTGCTCAAGTTGCCGAACCGCGACAAGGCGATGGAGAAGATCCGCGACCTGACCTGCCTGTCGGACATTCTGCCCACCGGCTACCACGGTGCCGTCACCGCGGGCGTCGGCCCGGGCAGCTCGGTGTATATCGCTGGTGCCGGCCCGGTCGGTCTGGCGGCTGCTGCCTCGGCGCGCCTGTTGGGCGCTGCGGTGGTCATCGTCGGTGACCTTAACCCGGCCCGTTTGGCTCATGCCAAGGCCCAGGGTTTCGAGATCGCCGACCTGTCGCTGGACACCCCGCTGCACGAGCAGATCGCTGCCCTGCTGGGCGAGCCGGAAGTCGACTGTGCGGTTGACTGCGTGGGCTTCGAAGCGCGCGGTCATGGCCATGAAGGCGCCAAGCACGAGGCCCCGGCTACCGTGCTCAACTCGCTGATGGGCATCACCCGCGTGGCCGGCAAGATCGGCATCCCCGGCCTGTACGTGACCGAAGATCCGGGCGCAGTGGACGCGGCGGCGAAGATGGGCAGCCTGAGCATTCGCTTCGGTCTGGGCTGGGCCAAGTCGCACAGCTTCCACACCGGTCAGACGCCGGTCATGAAGTACAACCGCGCCCTGATGCAGGCCATCATGTGGGACCGCATCAACATTGCCGAAGTGGTGGGTGTGCAGGTGATCACCCTGGACCAAGCGCCTCAGGGCTACGGCGAGTTCGATGCCGGCGTGCCGAAGAAATTCGTCATCGACCCGCATGGGATGTTCAGCGCCGCCTGA
- a CDS encoding thioesterase family protein: MLTTYRTAISPEWVDYNDHLRDAFYLLIFSYATDALMSQIGLDQAGRERSGHTLYTLECHLNYLAEVKLGAEVEVRTQLLAHDHKRLQVYHALYRCSDERLLAANEQMLSNIDRRVGRSAPFDEAVLAQVQALHEAQRDLPRPIHVGRVIGLPG, encoded by the coding sequence ATGCTCACGACCTATCGCACCGCAATCAGCCCCGAGTGGGTCGACTACAACGACCACCTGCGTGACGCCTTCTACCTGCTGATCTTCAGCTACGCCACCGATGCGCTGATGTCGCAAATAGGCCTCGATCAAGCCGGGCGCGAGCGCAGCGGACATACGCTGTACACCCTCGAGTGCCACCTGAACTACCTGGCCGAGGTCAAGCTTGGCGCCGAGGTGGAGGTGCGCACGCAGCTGCTGGCCCACGACCACAAACGGCTGCAGGTCTACCACGCGCTGTATCGGTGCAGTGACGAGCGCCTGCTGGCGGCCAACGAGCAGATGCTGAGCAACATCGACCGCCGTGTCGGGCGTTCGGCGCCGTTCGACGAGGCGGTGCTGGCGCAGGTGCAGGCGTTGCATGAGGCGCAGCGGGACTTGCCCAGGCCGATTCACGTCGGACGGGTCATTGGCCTGCCAGGCTGA
- a CDS encoding dipeptidase, whose amino-acid sequence MNPTELHADSIVIDGLIIAKWNRELFEDMRKGGLTAANCTVSVWEGFQATVNNIAASQKLIRENSDLVMPVRTTADIRKAKELGKTGILFGFQNAHAFEDQIGYVEVFKQLGVGIVQMCYNTQNLVGTGCYERDGGLSGFGREIVAEMNRVGVMCDLSHVGSKTSEEVILESKKPVCYSHCLPSGLKEHPRNKSDEELKFIADHGGFVGVTMFAPFLAKGIDSTIDDYAEAIEYVMNLVGEDAIGIGTDFTQGHGQDFFEYLTHDKGYARRLTNFGKIVNPLGIRTVGEFPNLTETLLKRGMPERVVRKVMGENWVRVLKDVWGE is encoded by the coding sequence ATGAACCCAACCGAACTGCACGCTGACAGCATCGTCATTGACGGTCTGATCATCGCCAAATGGAACCGCGAACTGTTCGAGGACATGCGCAAAGGCGGCCTGACGGCTGCCAACTGCACCGTCTCGGTATGGGAAGGGTTCCAGGCCACTGTCAACAACATCGCGGCCAGCCAGAAGCTGATCCGCGAAAACAGCGACCTGGTGATGCCCGTGCGCACCACCGCTGACATCCGCAAAGCCAAGGAGCTGGGCAAGACCGGCATCCTGTTCGGCTTCCAGAACGCCCATGCCTTCGAAGACCAGATCGGCTACGTCGAGGTCTTCAAGCAGCTCGGCGTGGGCATCGTGCAGATGTGCTACAACACCCAGAACCTGGTCGGCACCGGCTGCTACGAGCGCGACGGCGGCCTGTCCGGCTTCGGTCGCGAGATCGTCGCCGAGATGAACCGCGTCGGCGTCATGTGCGACCTGTCCCACGTCGGCTCCAAGACCAGCGAGGAAGTCATCCTCGAGTCGAAGAAGCCGGTCTGCTACTCGCACTGCCTGCCGTCGGGCCTGAAAGAGCATCCGCGCAACAAGTCCGACGAAGAACTGAAGTTCATCGCCGATCACGGCGGCTTCGTCGGCGTGACCATGTTCGCGCCCTTCCTGGCCAAAGGCATCGACTCGACCATCGACGACTACGCCGAGGCCATCGAGTACGTGATGAACCTGGTCGGTGAAGACGCCATCGGCATCGGTACCGACTTCACCCAGGGCCATGGCCAGGACTTCTTCGAGTACCTGACCCATGACAAGGGCTACGCCCGACGCCTGACCAACTTCGGCAAGATCGTCAACCCGCTGGGCATCCGCACCGTGGGCGAGTTCCCCAACCTCACCGAGACCCTGCTCAAGCGCGGCATGCCCGAGCGCGTGGTGCGCAAGGTCATGGGCGAGAACTGGGTACGGGTCCTGAAGGACGTCTGGGGCGAATGA
- a CDS encoding 4-vinyl reductase: protein MSTHAPEMPIQVDDETGVWTTDALPMLYVPRHFFVNNHIGIEEVLGAEKYAEILYKAGYKSAWHWCEKEAECHGLVGVEVFEHYMKRLSQRGWGLFKIESIDLDAGTCEVRLDHSAFVYVYGKCGRPVDYMFTGWFAGAMDQILQAQGSNIRTVAEQVYGASEEGHDHGLFRVKPL from the coding sequence ATGTCCACCCACGCCCCCGAAATGCCCATCCAGGTCGACGACGAAACCGGCGTCTGGACCACTGACGCCCTGCCGATGCTGTATGTGCCGCGTCACTTCTTCGTCAATAACCACATCGGTATCGAGGAAGTGCTCGGCGCCGAGAAGTACGCCGAGATCCTCTACAAGGCCGGGTACAAATCGGCCTGGCACTGGTGCGAGAAGGAAGCCGAGTGCCACGGTCTGGTTGGCGTGGAGGTCTTCGAGCACTACATGAAGCGCCTGTCGCAGCGCGGCTGGGGCCTGTTCAAGATCGAGTCGATCGACCTGGACGCCGGCACCTGCGAGGTCCGTCTGGACCACTCGGCCTTCGTCTACGTCTACGGCAAATGCGGACGCCCGGTGGATTACATGTTCACCGGCTGGTTCGCCGGTGCAATGGATCAGATTCTCCAGGCGCAGGGCAGCAACATCCGCACCGTCGCTGAACAGGTCTATGGCGCGTCCGAGGAAGGCCACGACCACGGTCTGTTCCGCGTCAAACCACTCTAA
- the dgcA gene encoding dimethylglycine demethylation protein DgcA gives MAFEAMFQPIQIGKLTIRNRVISTAHAEVYATDGGMTTERYVKYYEEKAKGGIGLAICGGSSVVAIDSPQEWWSSVNLSTDRIIPHFQNLADAMHKHGAKIMIQITHMGRRSRWDGFNWPTLMSPSGIREPVHRATCKTIEPEEIWRVIGNYAQAARRAKEGGLDGVELSAVHQHLIDQFWSPRVNKRTDEWGGTFEGRMKFGLEVLKAVRAEVGDDFCVGMRITGDEFHPDGLTHEDMKEIAKYYDATGMVDFFGVIGSGCDTHNTLANVIPNMSYPPEPFLHLAAGIKEVVNVPVLHAQNIKDPNQAQRILEGGYVDMVGMTRAHIADPHLIAKIKMGQVDQIKQCVGANYCIDRQYQGLDVLCIQNAATSREYMGLPHIIEKSTGPKRKVVIVGGGPAGMEAARVAAERGHDVTLFEKKDSLGGQINLAAKAPQRDQMAGITRWFQLELARLNVDLRLGTGADPETILDLRPDIVVLANGGHPFIEQNEHWGAEEGLVVSSWDVLDGKVAPGNNVLVYDTICEFTGMSVADFMAEKGAKVEIVTDDIKPGVAIGGTSFPTYYRSLYPKEVIMTGDLMLEKVYREGDKVVAVLENEYTGAKEERVVDQVVVENGVRPDESLYYALKEGSRNKGQIDVEALFAIQPQPCLSQNGDGYLLFRIGDCVAQRNTHAAIYDALRLCKDF, from the coding sequence ATGGCTTTCGAAGCAATGTTCCAGCCGATTCAGATCGGCAAACTGACCATCCGCAACCGCGTGATCAGCACCGCCCACGCTGAGGTCTACGCCACCGATGGCGGTATGACCACCGAGCGCTACGTGAAGTATTACGAAGAGAAGGCCAAGGGCGGCATCGGCCTGGCGATCTGCGGCGGCTCTTCGGTAGTCGCCATCGACAGCCCGCAGGAATGGTGGTCTTCGGTGAACCTGTCCACCGACCGGATCATTCCGCACTTCCAGAATCTGGCCGACGCCATGCACAAGCATGGCGCCAAGATCATGATTCAGATTACCCACATGGGTCGTCGCTCGCGCTGGGACGGTTTCAACTGGCCGACGCTGATGTCGCCGTCGGGTATTCGCGAACCCGTACACCGCGCCACCTGCAAGACCATCGAGCCGGAAGAGATCTGGCGCGTCATCGGCAACTACGCCCAGGCAGCACGCCGCGCCAAGGAAGGTGGCCTGGATGGCGTCGAGCTGTCCGCCGTGCACCAGCACCTGATCGACCAGTTCTGGTCGCCGCGGGTGAACAAGCGTACCGACGAATGGGGCGGCACCTTTGAGGGGCGCATGAAGTTCGGCCTGGAAGTGCTCAAGGCCGTGCGCGCCGAGGTCGGTGACGACTTCTGCGTCGGCATGCGCATCACCGGCGACGAGTTCCATCCAGACGGCCTCACCCACGAGGACATGAAAGAGATCGCCAAGTACTACGATGCCACCGGCATGGTCGACTTCTTCGGCGTGATCGGCTCGGGTTGCGATACCCACAACACCCTGGCCAACGTTATTCCGAACATGAGCTACCCGCCGGAGCCGTTCCTGCACCTGGCCGCCGGCATCAAGGAAGTGGTCAACGTCCCGGTTCTGCACGCGCAGAACATCAAGGACCCGAACCAGGCTCAGCGTATTCTCGAAGGCGGCTACGTGGACATGGTCGGCATGACCCGCGCCCACATCGCCGACCCGCACCTGATCGCCAAGATCAAGATGGGCCAGGTCGACCAGATCAAGCAGTGCGTCGGCGCCAACTACTGCATCGACCGCCAGTATCAAGGCCTGGACGTGCTCTGCATCCAGAACGCGGCCACCAGCCGCGAATACATGGGCCTGCCGCACATCATCGAAAAATCCACCGGGCCCAAGCGCAAGGTGGTGATCGTCGGCGGCGGACCGGCCGGTATGGAAGCGGCGCGCGTCGCGGCCGAGCGTGGCCATGACGTGACCCTGTTCGAGAAGAAGGACAGCCTCGGCGGGCAGATCAACCTGGCCGCCAAGGCGCCGCAGCGCGACCAGATGGCCGGCATCACCCGCTGGTTCCAGCTGGAGCTTGCGCGCCTGAACGTCGACCTTCGCCTGGGTACCGGTGCGGATCCGGAAACCATCCTCGACCTGCGTCCGGACATCGTGGTGCTGGCCAACGGCGGCCATCCGTTCATCGAGCAGAACGAGCACTGGGGCGCCGAAGAAGGCCTGGTGGTCAGCAGTTGGGATGTACTGGACGGCAAGGTGGCGCCCGGCAACAACGTGCTGGTCTACGACACCATCTGCGAGTTCACCGGCATGTCGGTGGCTGACTTCATGGCCGAGAAAGGCGCCAAGGTCGAGATCGTCACCGACGACATCAAGCCGGGCGTGGCCATCGGCGGCACCAGCTTCCCGACCTACTACCGCAGCCTGTACCCGAAGGAAGTGATCATGACCGGCGACCTGATGCTGGAAAAGGTCTACCGCGAGGGCGACAAGGTGGTGGCGGTCCTGGAGAACGAATACACCGGCGCGAAGGAAGAGCGGGTGGTCGACCAGGTGGTGGTGGAAAACGGCGTGCGTCCTGACGAGTCCCTCTACTACGCGCTCAAGGAAGGTTCGCGCAACAAGGGCCAGATCGACGTCGAGGCGCTGTTCGCCATCCAGCCGCAGCCTTGTCTCTCGCAGAACGGTGACGGCTATCTGCTGTTCCGCATCGGCGATTGCGTGGCCCAGCGCAATACCCACGCAGCGATCTACGACGCGCTGCGGCTGTGCAAAGACTTCTAA
- the dgcB gene encoding dimethylglycine demethylation protein DgcB has product MLNTLLPILLFAALGLAVLGAGRRFAMWRRGRPSKVNWLGGLMAMPRRYLVDLHHVVERDKYMSKTHVATAGGFVLAALLAIVVHGFGLQNRILGFALLAACVLMFVGALFVAKRRRNPPARLSKGPWMRLPKSLLMFSFSFFIATLPVAGILPENFGGWILAVVLALGVAWGVSEMFFGMTWGGPMKHAFAGALHLAWHRRPERFRTPHNASAARSSGLKALDLSDPNAPLGVEKPKDFTWNQLLGFDACVQCGRCEAACPAFAAGQPLNPKKLIQDMVVGLAGGSDKGYFGSPYPGIPVGEHGGNPHQPIVFAEGKGLVEAETLWSCTTCRACVEECPMMIEHVDAIVDMRRHLTLEKGATPNKGAEVLDNLIATDNPGGFAPGGRLNWAADLNLPLMSEKKQADVLFWVGDGAFDMRNQRTLRAFVKVLKAADVDFAVLGLEERDSGDVARRLGDEATFQALAKRNIETLAKYRFNKIVSCDPHSFHVLKNEYGALGGEYLVLHHSTYMEELISGQKLSLGQHKGGSVTYHDPCYLGRYNGEYEAPRSVLKAIGIEVKEMERSGFRSRCCGGGGGAPITDIPGKQRIPDMRMGDIKETGAELVAVGCPQCTAMLEGVVEPRPQIKDIAELVADVLLETPAPAKRAAAKPEALEVH; this is encoded by the coding sequence ATGCTGAATACACTTCTTCCCATCCTGCTGTTCGCCGCCCTCGGGCTTGCCGTACTCGGCGCAGGCAGGCGCTTCGCCATGTGGCGCCGCGGTCGCCCTTCCAAGGTCAACTGGCTCGGTGGTCTCATGGCCATGCCGCGACGCTACCTGGTGGATCTGCACCATGTGGTCGAGCGCGACAAATACATGTCCAAGACCCACGTCGCGACAGCGGGCGGCTTCGTCCTGGCGGCGTTGCTGGCCATCGTCGTGCATGGCTTCGGTCTGCAGAACCGGATTCTCGGCTTCGCCCTGCTGGCGGCCTGCGTGCTGATGTTCGTCGGTGCGTTGTTCGTCGCCAAGCGCCGCCGCAATCCGCCGGCACGGCTGTCGAAAGGCCCGTGGATGCGCCTTCCGAAAAGCCTGCTGATGTTCTCGTTCAGCTTCTTCATCGCCACTCTGCCGGTCGCAGGCATTCTACCGGAGAACTTCGGCGGCTGGATCCTGGCCGTCGTCCTGGCACTCGGTGTGGCTTGGGGCGTGTCTGAAATGTTCTTCGGCATGACCTGGGGCGGGCCGATGAAGCATGCCTTCGCCGGTGCCCTGCACCTGGCCTGGCACCGTCGTCCGGAGCGCTTCCGCACGCCGCACAACGCCAGTGCCGCTCGTTCCAGCGGCCTCAAGGCACTGGATCTGAGCGACCCGAACGCACCGCTGGGCGTGGAAAAACCCAAGGACTTCACCTGGAACCAGCTGCTCGGCTTCGACGCCTGCGTGCAGTGCGGTCGTTGCGAAGCAGCCTGCCCGGCCTTCGCCGCCGGCCAGCCGCTGAACCCGAAGAAGCTGATCCAGGACATGGTCGTCGGCCTCGCCGGTGGCAGTGACAAAGGCTACTTCGGCAGCCCCTACCCCGGCATTCCGGTCGGTGAGCATGGCGGCAACCCGCACCAGCCCATCGTCTTCGCCGAAGGCAAGGGCCTGGTCGAAGCGGAAACGCTGTGGTCCTGCACCACCTGCCGCGCCTGCGTCGAGGAGTGCCCGATGATGATCGAGCACGTCGATGCCATCGTCGACATGCGCCGCCACCTCACGCTGGAAAAGGGTGCGACGCCGAACAAGGGCGCCGAGGTGCTGGACAACCTGATCGCCACCGACAACCCGGGCGGCTTCGCCCCCGGTGGTCGCCTCAACTGGGCGGCCGACCTGAACCTGCCGCTGATGAGCGAGAAGAAACAGGCCGACGTACTGTTCTGGGTGGGTGACGGTGCCTTCGACATGCGTAACCAGCGCACCCTGCGCGCCTTCGTCAAGGTGCTCAAGGCCGCCGACGTCGACTTCGCCGTACTCGGCCTGGAAGAGCGTGACAGTGGTGACGTGGCACGCCGCCTCGGTGACGAAGCGACCTTCCAGGCTTTGGCCAAACGCAACATCGAGACCCTGGCCAAGTACCGCTTCAACAAGATCGTCAGCTGCGATCCGCACAGCTTCCACGTGCTGAAGAACGAATACGGCGCGCTGGGTGGCGAATACCTGGTGCTGCACCACAGCACCTACATGGAAGAGCTGATCAGCGGGCAGAAGCTCAGCCTGGGTCAGCACAAAGGTGGCAGTGTGACCTATCACGACCCTTGCTACCTGGGCCGCTACAACGGCGAGTACGAAGCCCCGCGCAGCGTGCTCAAGGCCATCGGCATCGAGGTCAAGGAAATGGAGCGTTCCGGCTTCCGTTCGCGCTGCTGCGGCGGTGGTGGCGGTGCCCCGATCACCGATATTCCCGGCAAGCAGCGGATCCCCGACATGCGCATGGGCGATATCAAGGAGACGGGTGCCGAACTGGTGGCCGTGGGCTGCCCACAGTGCACCGCGATGCTCGAAGGCGTGGTCGAACCGCGGCCGCAGATCAAGGACATCGCCGAGCTGGTCGCCGACGTATTGCTGGAGACACCCGCCCCGGCAAAAAGGGCCGCGGCCAAGCCTGAAGCCCTGGAGGTGCACTGA
- a CDS encoding electron transfer flavoprotein subunit alpha/FixB family protein, with the protein MSDIIRRDPRAEWIARNRLHPLHAAMQKAETSWMGPNGIIRKNPHAVGFIGPNGIKRIDRSGAQQGGSAKRSAASVEVQLPLHVVEQPAFYIAVVPDMVGGRLSSHDKDLLGLANKLAGDAGAVVAVVFGEYKETAFDTAGVDRLVHIEGEAFDGYAPEARVLALSAVESQLAPRHWLLPDSRTGGGELGRRLGAKLGERPATRVWQVADGQCIGRAGAGQQDLVRKAPRLILAAVECADPVSDTRHEVRPLALDNPITRCLPRIEDLGAVAVDPALIPMAEAEFILSGGNGVKDWALFHQAAEALGATEGASRVAVDDGFMPRDRQVGATGTWVTARVYLAVGISGAIQHLQGIGACDKVVAVNMDPGCDMIKRADLAVIGNSTEILAALIELANQYRQGGARDAA; encoded by the coding sequence ATGAGCGACATTATCCGCCGCGACCCACGCGCCGAGTGGATCGCCCGCAACCGCTTGCATCCGTTGCACGCCGCCATGCAGAAGGCCGAAACCAGCTGGATGGGACCCAACGGCATCATCCGCAAGAACCCGCACGCGGTCGGCTTCATCGGCCCCAACGGTATCAAGCGCATCGACCGCAGCGGCGCCCAGCAAGGCGGCAGCGCCAAGCGCAGCGCCGCCAGCGTTGAGGTTCAACTACCGTTGCATGTGGTCGAGCAACCGGCCTTCTACATTGCCGTGGTGCCGGACATGGTCGGTGGCCGCCTGAGCAGCCACGACAAGGACCTGCTCGGCCTGGCCAACAAGCTGGCCGGTGACGCGGGCGCCGTGGTTGCCGTGGTCTTTGGCGAATACAAGGAAACCGCCTTCGACACCGCCGGTGTCGACCGCCTGGTGCATATCGAGGGCGAGGCCTTCGACGGCTACGCGCCGGAAGCGCGAGTGCTGGCCCTCAGCGCGGTGGAAAGCCAGCTGGCGCCACGTCACTGGTTGCTGCCGGACAGCCGCACCGGTGGTGGCGAGCTCGGCCGACGCCTCGGTGCCAAACTCGGCGAGCGCCCGGCTACCCGCGTCTGGCAGGTTGCCGACGGCCAGTGCATTGGCCGTGCCGGTGCCGGCCAGCAGGACCTGGTACGCAAGGCGCCGCGCCTGATTCTGGCTGCCGTCGAATGTGCCGATCCGGTCAGCGATACCCGCCACGAAGTACGCCCGCTGGCGCTCGACAACCCGATCACCCGCTGCCTGCCCCGTATCGAAGACCTCGGCGCGGTGGCGGTCGACCCGGCGCTTATCCCCATGGCCGAAGCCGAGTTCATTCTCTCCGGCGGTAACGGGGTCAAGGACTGGGCGCTGTTCCACCAGGCCGCCGAAGCACTCGGCGCGACCGAAGGCGCTTCGCGGGTAGCGGTGGACGACGGCTTCATGCCGCGCGATCGCCAGGTCGGTGCCACCGGCACCTGGGTCACTGCACGGGTATATCTGGCCGTCGGGATCTCCGGCGCCATCCAGCACCTGCAGGGCATCGGTGCCTGCGACAAGGTCGTGGCGGTGAACATGGATCCGGGCTGCGACATGATCAAGCGCGCCGACCTGGCGGTGATCGGCAACTCCACCGAGATCCTCGCTGCGCTGATCGAGCTGGCCAACCAATACCGCCAAGGAGGCGCGCGTGATGCGGCATGA
- a CDS encoding electron transfer flavoprotein subunit beta, producing MTDLNIIALVSVGAHPTSGRPRRAEQDARAVELGLRLAGDRLQLLHAGDPQEEALRGYLGMGLSEMTVLEQPSHCDALPLLNNYLHDAGAHLVLTGSQAETGEGSGLLPYLLAERLGWPLVVGLAEVEKVENGVAQVLQALPRGQRRRLKVRLPFVASVDNAAPTARQSAFGPARRGELRAEDVAVIEDVLLDEAQLQPARPRPKRLKVIKAKTGAERMKAATAKASGGGGQVLQDVSPQAGAEAIFKLLRDEGVLR from the coding sequence ATGACTGACCTGAATATCATTGCCCTGGTCTCGGTCGGCGCCCACCCGACCTCGGGCCGTCCCCGTCGCGCCGAGCAGGATGCCCGCGCCGTCGAGCTCGGCTTGCGCCTGGCGGGCGACCGCTTGCAGCTGCTGCACGCCGGCGACCCGCAGGAAGAGGCCCTGCGCGGCTATCTGGGCATGGGCCTGAGCGAGATGACGGTGCTCGAGCAACCCAGCCACTGCGATGCGCTACCGCTGCTGAACAACTACCTGCACGATGCCGGCGCCCATCTGGTGCTGACCGGCAGCCAGGCGGAAACCGGTGAGGGATCCGGGCTGCTGCCCTACCTGTTGGCCGAGCGCCTGGGCTGGCCCCTGGTGGTCGGGCTGGCCGAGGTGGAGAAGGTCGAGAACGGCGTGGCCCAGGTACTGCAAGCCCTGCCCCGCGGCCAGCGTCGCCGGCTGAAGGTTCGGCTGCCGTTCGTCGCCAGTGTGGACAATGCGGCGCCGACGGCACGCCAAAGCGCCTTTGGCCCTGCCCGCCGTGGCGAGCTGCGCGCCGAGGATGTCGCCGTCATCGAGGATGTACTGCTGGATGAAGCACAACTGCAGCCGGCGCGACCACGTCCCAAGCGGCTCAAGGTGATCAAGGCCAAGACCGGTGCCGAACGGATGAAGGCGGCGACCGCCAAGGCCTCTGGCGGCGGTGGGCAAGTGCTTCAAGACGTCTCGCCGCAAGCCGGCGCCGAGGCTATCTTCAAACTACTGCGGGACGAAGGCGTGCTGCGCTGA